In the Oncorhynchus nerka isolate Pitt River linkage group LG2, Oner_Uvic_2.0, whole genome shotgun sequence genome, one interval contains:
- the LOC115133176 gene encoding zinc finger protein ZFP2-like has translation MSETSVLHQRISSVMDILASAAVTEICKLVEDCCGALSVEVSQSKEQIKMLEKQLSLTESRYMSVSGKGQTLVTSGSSRTNSPSGNSPAADDEDFQQFIVSEVEFPPEQQHYKQDWSPSLGQYNWNPIQIKEEDEEFSIIQEEEDSVFTPAWVKSDYDQYPTQSSQTQSEEYKDTMASTEEIKTESKEDYSSEPTSDSHPQCKLKKTWTEKGQSSNGRKSMDLKSPVQRSRTEDKSFCCSDCGECFTQVGTLDSHMRTHTREKLYHCQDCDKVFTRLDRFKLHRKAHTGEKPHRCGECGKCFSQVGYLNYHIKTHTGEKPHRCHDCGKCFFRVGELTLHRRIHTGEKPHRCLVCGKCFARPSNLSSHIRIHTGEKSYSCHCGKYFRHKGNLTTHMRIHTREITSLSL, from the exons ATGTCTGAGACGAGTGTTTTGCATCAACGGATAAGCTCCGTCATGGACATTCTAGCCTCCGCTGCCGTGACAGAGATTTGCAAATTAGTAGAGGATTGTTGTGGAGCGTTAAGTGTAGAAGTCTCTCAAAGCAAAGAGCAAATCAAAATGCTAGAGAAGCAACTCAGCCTGACCGAGTCGAGGTACATGTCGGTGAGTGGCAAAGGACAGACGCTTGTTACCAGTGGTTCATCGAGAACCAACAGTCCTTCCGGCAATTCCCCCGCGGCTGATGATGAAG ATTTCCAGCAATTCATTGTCTCTGAAGTGGAGTTTCCCCCTGAGCAGCAGCATTATAAGCAGGATTGGAGCCCCAGTCTGGGGCAATATAATTGGAACCCCATACAGATTAAAGAGGAAGACGAGGAATTCAGCATCATTCAGGAGGAGGAAGACTCTGTATTCACTCCTGCCTGGGTGAAAAGTGACTATGATCAGTACCCAACTCAGTCCTCCCAAACCCAAAGTGAAGAATACAAAGACACAATGGCCTCTACTGAAGAGATCAAAACAGAATCGAAGGAAGACTATTCCTCAGAGCCAACCAGTGACTCTCATCCTCAGTGCAAATTGAAGAAGACATGGACAGAAAAAGGACAAAGCTCGAATGGTAGAAAATCCATGGATCTGAAATCTCCAGTGCAAAGAAGTCGCACAGAAGATAAATCATTTTGCTGTAGTGATTGTGGTGAATGTTTTACTCAGGTCGGAACACTGGATTCTCATATGAGGACCCACACACGGGAGAAGTTGTATCACTGTCAAGATTGTGACAAAGTATTCACTCGGCTTGACCGCTTCAAATTGCATAGGAAGgcccacacaggagagaaaccgcaTCGCTGTGGTGAATGTGGCAAATGTTTTTCTCAAGTTGGATATCTGAACTATCACATAAAgactcacacaggggagaaaccgcATCGCTGTCATGATTGTGGCAAATGTTTTTTTCGAGTTGGTGAGCTGACACTTCATAGGAGGATTCACACAGGCGAGAAACCACATCGCTGCCTGGTCTGTGGCAAATGTTTTGCTCGTCCTAGTAATTTGAGTAGTCACATTAGgattcacacaggggagaaatcgTATAGCTGTCATTGTGGCAAATATTTTCGTCATAAAGGTAATCTGACAACGCATATGAGGATTCACACGAGGGAAATCACATCATTGTCGCTATAG